The Cyprinus carpio isolate SPL01 unplaced genomic scaffold, ASM1834038v1 S000006461, whole genome shotgun sequence genome contains the following window.
ACTGCATGTGCCAATGCCACTTAACCCAAATGCCCCAGCAGCAGCACGGGAGAGGAGAGCTTATTTGACAGAAGAACTGCTGCATCGTCTATAGTGAGGTAAGCAAATTTATCTCGGTCTAATGTTATACTACATTGCAAAAATATAACCATACTCGTGATTCAGAGAGAACGAGtccaaaacattcaaaagtatttatttgtgaaatttctttgtattttgtcaaaaagaaaaatcaatagcaaacagtaattgataaaaaaaaatacaaatggaaaatgaggttaaaaatatttaaacagaaaaaaaaagtttatttctttttcccTCCTCTGGTATTTTTGCGACGCGCGCCACGGCGGGATCGGACACCTGAGGGTCCGGGAATGGCATTGCGCGATGTGCGCCTGGTGGAACGGGTGGATGGAGATGGAGTGGGAGAAGGAGGAAGAGGCACAACAGGAGGTGGTGGTGCGCTTGAAGGGCCACGCTCCATGGCTGCAGCAATCCTCTCCAGGCTTGAGGAGATGCGCCCGAGAGGCCGCAGCAACATCGCCATCCGGTCAAGACGGCCATTCACACTTTGCCGCATCCCAGACAGCTCCCGCTCCAGCATTTCAAATCCGGTTTGCTGGAGCTGCAGGAAGGGGTGGTCCTCCGGTCTAGCAATGCTGCCACGGCGTGTAGTGGGTCCGGACCTTGATGGTTGCGCTGTTCCCTCCTCAGATGGCCCGTGCGCACGGCTCGCGAGGCCAGGGTCTTCCTGCGAAGCTGttacattgtttttctttattgtgtggctgcgttaaatgtttttcatgtaaataacgattaaaatattttcataagaaaCCTTGTATGTGAATTTGTGTACCTTGGGGTTGGACTGCTTGCGTTTCTGATTGGGTGCCGATTTCAAAACCCCCAAATCCTTCAACGCTTTCAGCGGTGAGGGTGGACGCAGCGATGTCCTCTGCTGGCGTCAGGTCCTGAGTAGAGGCAGATCCACCTCCCGTTACACGGCGTGCCCGATTGATGCTGGCAAGCTTGGACTTTCCCCGTCTTCTGATGTCATTGTAGGGCTTGCGGCACTGGTGCGACGTCCTAGAGATGCCAGCTGATGAAACAATTGTGGCTATTTCCTCCCACGCCTGTTTAACCGACGCTATTTTGGGTGGGTTTCTCCCATCCCCATACAACACAACTTCTGTCTTTCACTGCTCTTACAAGAACATCAGTCTCCTCGGCTGTGAACCGCTCCTGGCGTGTGTCTGGTAAATACGCCATAATAGTAGCAATCCATAATGGAACTTGCGCACCTGCTTTTAAAGGGAATGTTGGATGacgctctgattggtttatttcaAGTTACGCCCAAACCACACCTATGAATAATGAAGCTACTTCAGACCAACCCATTTTAGATTTGCGCCGGGCGCAAGAGCCATTTATCCCGCCGGGAAAATAGCAACAGCGCCGAGACCCGCCCACAAAGTTACTTGCGCTTCGCGCTTTGACACTTGCGTttcagatcgttaaaatagggccctatataCCACATGACTGTCATTTATAAGCATTTATCATAAGGCTTGTTAATAAAGTTAGTTTATGTTTGATATTCTCTGCATAATTGTCTTTACCTCACAATACAAAACTAAgttcaataatttattaaaattaatgtttgcagggctatagtaaaaacaatagtaatacaaGCTTTACAGTTTGCCAATGTGTAATATTCAAATGTTCTATTTAAATTATGCTTAAAACACATCAGACTTTTTAACACAGTTGGAGGAATTGTCATTCGGTCCCTTACCCATCAAGCGCTGTGATAGCGCTTCAAAGCTTTCTCCGGTTTAAATTTACTGCTACAATACAGTTTTTTGAAATACATATTTCATGTCAATATAAAGTGGTTGCATACTGTTAAAACTGACTGGTAGTGATTTATTTAGGACTGTCGACTGTATAGAACAGTGTCAAGTGAAATCGAATGTTCGGTGAATATCGAACCTAAAACTGACTTTATACCGCACTAGTTCACCACTACATAAGAGAAAGCTGAAattgttgcatatatatatatatatatatatatatatatatatatatatatatatatatatatatatatatatatatatatgtgtgtgtttatatgtatatatatgtgtgtgtgtgtgtgtgttcagttaaTACAGAAATTAGTTTCTAATATGCTGCACAAAGCTTGTGGCATCTTGTAGTGGCACTTCAGATGGCATCTCCAGTCTAGTAGCCAAGGACTTTCTCCGGCAGCTGCTGCTGTTTGTAGCATCTGGCATCTGTCGCTGGCCAATTAGACTACATAAATTTGTtgtaatattttcactttaaaaaactacattccaacaaattaatataatataccaCAGGACTGtcattataataacataatataggCTATCTCTGGACTGTaatttgtatgcatttattaaaaattttgtcaaaaaatgaatagctaaataataataaaaaaaaaaaaaaaaaataatttcattaaattcagTGTTAGGAAAGTTACTtccaaaatgtaatgcattatatattagtTGATGtattttgaaagtaattaattacataacaTAATTACTGTCTCTGAATTGTAATGTGTTACACTACTTTTTGAGTTACTTTCACTAATATATCCACAGAAGTAGGCTATGACATTCTAAAATTTAGTTTATTGCTGCTCATTAGGCTACATCCAGAGGGTGATGTGGTAGGTACGGAGCCCcccacatgacatgcaggaaaaaaatagtaggctaaatcgtgtgcacgatttactaattcgttccctctatgtactaaaacgtgcacacgattactattgcgttccctcaatttactattccgttcactcgatttataaatagtgcgcacgatttactaattcgttccctcgatttgctaaatcgtgcgcacgatttagcaaatcgagggaacgcaatagtaaattgAGGGAACACAATAgcaatcgtgtgcacgttttagtacattgagggaacgaattagtaaattatgcgcacaattgatttattttttcttgcatgtcatgtgcggggctccgtaggtAGGCCTACCAtagcataaaattataaaatcatatttaggtaGGTCTACATTATAATGTTACCATTGTAGATTGGTTAAACACACATAAGCACAAAACGTGTTATTACATTCAGAATAGTGGTAAATAAAGCTAAACGTTATAATgtacaaacaataaacacaatagcTAGACTATTTTGAACGGTTTCAGGGGAGGTGGAAGAGGAGGctggagagggaggctgggagggaacactGGAGGACAGGATCTGGGCAGAACCAGTGGAGACACAGGAGAACTGGGTAgtgcctccccaaaccagtctattagaTCCATTTTAAAACAGTCCATTAGTTCCTCATAATGTAGTCTAGGGaccagttgcagctcaccctcagtggcgggagtgtgggcggggcttcCCAAGCCCTCGATCTTCACCAAAACAGACACAGGAGAACTGGGTAgtgcctccccaaaccagtctattagaTCCATTTTAAAACAGTCCATTAGTTCCTCATAATGTAGTCTAGGGaccagttgcagctcaccctcagtggcgggagtgtgggcggggcttcCCAAGCCCTCGATCTTCACCAAAACTCCCTCGGGAACAGACGATGTTGCCGGCTCACGCACTTGGTCAGACAGTGATTGAAGCTCAGGCACTGTTTCGATGCTCGGCTTGGTCACAACTGGCTTAGGCTCTCTGTGTGCAGTGGGCTCAGGCAGTAACTCCGTGCAGTGCGATGATGGCTGGCTGATCTCTGGTTCACGAGTGGGGCTGGAGATGTCCTCCTCGGCAGGGCAGACGGAGTAATACAGTCCATTTCTTTCCAACCCTCTCCACGAAAGTGGCAAAATCCTCCTTGGGACCGTTCGGTGAtaggcgtgccttacaccgcttGCTCAGGCCGttgtaataaaaaacacagagTGAGTGGTCTGAGAAGTGGGTAAGACACACCAGATCGAGAAAGTCCTTGgtgtggtcctccagcgaacggtccaaCTGCTCCAGGCATAGGGGCTGGACAGCTGGCAGGTCCATTCCGGGAGAGgggaggaaaaagaaaagaatcaaaaaagaaagaaaaacgccACTAAACTATACTCACTTTTGAGGGTCTGCTATTGTGTTACATGTTGGTATGCAAAACAAAGCGCACGACAAAGGAGTATAAAGAGAGAGttcttttaataatccacaggagagaatgggcacaaccaaacacaaatccaaacgaTAGTAGACAAAGGAATCAGGGGAGAACACAGGATTTATAAACAGTGAACGTAATCAAGAAGAACTTAAACAGGTTTGGAGCTAATTAATCTAAAACCATGGAAAATAACTTGGCAGGATAACGGAGAcacaaactaaaccaaaacagatcataaCCATAACAGTGTCGCACATTGCACTTGACTAAGCATTCTCGTCCTTTTCTCTAATGAACTGAAAACAATGGGAGTAGCCTATGTCCATCTCACAAATGTAGAATCCGTCTCTGCAGTCATCTCAACCATCGAATTACAGCaacaaaaaaatagacaaaataaatttatgaCACAAAAATATGTTGTTGTAACTTGCGTTACTGAGATTGTAACAAGAAATAATATTATCCAAATTTTATTAGTGATGCATTATATAATGCGTCTGAGCAGATGAGCAGATGAGTCCtgcgggtgtcgctgttggacagtgttattcctgcttcctgcttgccttgctgcggttttgtgatcgtagctccgtgtagctttgtttttctgtagaatctttatcttactatcactctctgttgtttaaagtgataaattataacttaattcccaccacatttctgatattatctatcaatctaatctgattaatttgatcgtttacttttattttaaatccgcgagtgcagtgcacctgcatcgccttagcactcgttagcttgtcattagtgtttccattcgtgcctatcgttgttttcttttctcctctcctctctctcggtactctctctctccagtttttcacaagttcatcaaacaactgtggtaagaatctttcataaagcatggtgagtaatggcttctcctgctattgttatttgcactgcttgccacatatatagtttatctatctctgtcggtgacgagggattcacatgtgataaatgcagggaaagagttaggctgacagagaagatttcagaattagagacacacatccaaactttaattgaggacagtaagaatgtg
Protein-coding sequences here:
- the LOC109065069 gene encoding myb-related transcription factor, partner of profilin-like, producing MPDATNSSSCRRKSLATRLEMPSEVPLQDATSFTEVVLYGDGRNPPKIASVKQAWEEIATIVSSAGISRTSHQCRKPYNDIRRRGKSKLASINRARRVTGGGSASTQDLTPAEDIAASTLTAESVEGFGGFEIGTQSETQAVQPQASQEDPGLASRAHGPSEEGTAQPSRSGPTTRRGSIARPEDHPFLQLQQTGFEMLERELSGMRQSVNGRLDRMAMLLRPLGRISSSLERIAAAMERGPSSAPPPPVVPLPPSPTPSPSTRSTRRTSRNAIPGPSGVRSRRGARRKNTRGGKKK